One region of Mucilaginibacter gotjawali genomic DNA includes:
- a CDS encoding DUF4249 domain-containing protein has translation MKNIKIYIATLVIAAVSISCNKVIDLKLANNSGKLVIEGNITNVSGPQFITLSRNVPFTSTNTYPPVSGAIVTVSDDEGHTYPFSEDPNGTYTTPQMAGIAGRTYKMTVVTGGVTYTATSVMPATVPIDSVTSKNNDFDPKKNRKEVTIHLQDPSDVANQYRFVLWVNSVQVDAIFAFDDEFTNGRYVNGDLVENATDIYPGDSVRVEMQCIDKPIFTYWVTLMNQQLGGPGGGVAPSNPPSNISPACLGYFSAHTTQTVSIVVK, from the coding sequence ATGAAGAACATTAAGATATATATAGCTACCCTGGTTATTGCAGCAGTAAGCATTTCGTGTAATAAGGTGATCGATTTGAAGCTGGCAAACAATAGCGGAAAATTGGTTATTGAGGGCAATATCACCAATGTTTCAGGTCCGCAATTTATTACCCTTAGCCGCAATGTGCCTTTTACTTCTACAAATACCTACCCGCCCGTTTCGGGTGCAATAGTCACTGTTAGTGATGACGAAGGGCACACTTACCCGTTTTCCGAGGATCCGAATGGCACATACACCACACCACAAATGGCCGGGATAGCAGGCAGGACATATAAAATGACCGTGGTGACAGGTGGAGTAACTTATACCGCAACTTCTGTAATGCCTGCCACGGTTCCAATTGATTCCGTCACTTCAAAAAACAATGATTTCGACCCCAAAAAAAATCGGAAAGAAGTCACCATCCACTTGCAGGATCCTTCGGATGTTGCAAACCAGTACCGGTTTGTACTTTGGGTAAACAGCGTTCAGGTTGATGCGATTTTTGCTTTTGACGACGAATTTACCAACGGCAGATATGTAAACGGCGACCTAGTTGAAAATGCAACTGATATTTATCCCGGTGATTCGGTAAGGGTTGAAATGCAATGCATAGATAAGCCGATTTTTACTTACTGGGTTACCCTGATGAATCAGCAATTGGGTGGGCCCGGTGGCGGCGTCGCACCTTCAAACCCGCCATCAAATATAAGCCCGGCATGCCTGGGTTATTTCAGCGCGCATACCACGCAAACGGTAAGTATAGTAGTGAAATAG
- the crcB gene encoding fluoride efflux transporter CrcB — MKTWLLIFIGGGIGSLLRYIVSRVVNRSIVSAFPYGTFIVNVTGCFLIGFFIFYFSETRFGAASLPWRIFLITGICGGYTTFSSFSSENILLLTNNQLLTFMAYTCGSLALGFLATYSGILLAKNF, encoded by the coding sequence ATGAAAACCTGGCTATTGATTTTTATCGGGGGTGGTATTGGTAGCCTGTTGCGCTATATTGTTAGCAGGGTAGTCAACAGAAGTATTGTTTCGGCATTTCCTTATGGCACTTTCATTGTTAACGTAACCGGCTGTTTCCTGATCGGTTTTTTTATCTTCTATTTTTCCGAAACGCGATTTGGAGCAGCATCATTGCCCTGGCGGATCTTTTTGATTACGGGTATTTGCGGTGGTTATACAACGTTTTCTTCATTTTCTTCAGAAAATATTCTGCTGCTGACAAATAATCAGCTACTTACCTTCATGGCCTATACCTGCGGGAGTTTAGCGCTCGGTTTTTTAGCAACTTACTCCGGAATTTTACTCGCTAAAAATTTTTAG
- a CDS encoding universal stress protein has protein sequence MKTGKILIVADDSAPSVKAIQFGFNLARDLSAEVILLSVIDPIDFLGNPDAGIFPDDALMAAKAEVETFLVEMKEKHGAGIETEVLTPVGDILSSVTKIAVQRGTYLIVSGTHGRTGLSLLFKGSISQSIIHHSKIPVIVVPAAY, from the coding sequence ATGAAAACCGGTAAAATATTAATTGTTGCGGATGACAGCGCCCCTTCGGTTAAGGCGATACAATTTGGTTTCAATTTAGCGAGGGACCTTTCAGCAGAAGTTATTCTGTTAAGTGTAATCGACCCCATCGATTTCCTTGGAAATCCTGACGCGGGTATATTTCCGGATGATGCTTTGATGGCCGCAAAGGCAGAGGTGGAGACTTTCCTGGTTGAAATGAAAGAGAAGCATGGAGCAGGTATTGAAACCGAAGTGTTAACGCCGGTAGGAGATATCCTTTCTTCAGTCACTAAAATTGCTGTTCAACGGGGAACTTATCTTATCGTTTCCGGTACTCATGGACGTACAGGGTTAAGTCTTTTATTTAAGGGGAGTATATCGCAGTCAATCATCCATCACTCAAAAATACCGGTTATTGTAGTCCCTGCGGCTTATTGA
- a CDS encoding ThuA domain-containing protein — protein MKHKILIINILLLISLSAFAKPKVLVFSKTMGFHHASIAVGVTAIMKLGKENNFDVDTTTDSKKFTYDNLKQYAAVIFLSTTGDVLNDAQQAEFEKYIRAGGGFVGVHAATDTEYDWAWYGNLVGAYFKSHPAQQMATLHIIDHNFVATKNLPDEWKRFDEWYNYKWIAPNLHVLITIDEKSYTGGANGDNHPMSWYHEYDGGRAFYTELGHTDESYSDPLYLGHLLGGIKYAMGVK, from the coding sequence ATGAAACATAAAATATTAATAATAAACATATTATTACTCATCAGCTTAAGTGCTTTTGCTAAACCAAAAGTGCTTGTTTTCAGTAAAACCATGGGGTTTCACCATGCTTCAATTGCTGTTGGTGTCACTGCAATTATGAAGCTCGGTAAGGAGAACAACTTTGATGTAGATACCACAACCGATTCAAAGAAATTCACTTATGATAATCTGAAACAGTACGCAGCAGTGATATTTTTGAGTACAACCGGTGATGTTTTGAATGATGCCCAACAGGCTGAATTTGAAAAATACATCCGTGCAGGCGGCGGTTTTGTTGGTGTACATGCCGCTACCGACACCGAGTACGATTGGGCCTGGTACGGCAATCTTGTGGGGGCATATTTTAAAAGCCATCCGGCCCAGCAAATGGCTACACTTCATATTATCGACCATAACTTTGTGGCCACCAAAAACTTACCTGATGAGTGGAAACGCTTTGATGAATGGTACAACTATAAGTGGATAGCGCCTAATTTGCATGTGCTGATCACGATTGACGAAAAAAGCTATACGGGCGGTGCCAACGGCGACAATCACCCCATGAGCTGGTATCATGAATATGACGGGGGCAGGGCGTTTTATACAGAACTTGGCCATACCGATGAATCTTACTCAGACCCGCTTTATTTAGGTCATCTTTTAGGTGGCATTAAATACGCAATGGGGGTAAAGTAG